A stretch of Microscilla marina ATCC 23134 DNA encodes these proteins:
- a CDS encoding BspA family leucine-rich repeat surface protein yields MKNLQKITLLLLPLLLASVIGQAQFVTIWQTDNQGISQPNQITIPARGHYQIAWQEVGKPQNQGKTTGKDATTLTLPKAGKYKVSITGGLQQIRFANQGDKLKLLSIEQWGDIAWKSMESAFKGCNNMGCPATDAPDLSRVKSLASMFAYCTRFNGKIGHWNTSQVTDMANMFEYARAFNQPLDQWNTGQVTNMGAMFLAAVAFNQPLGRWNISRVTNMSRMFSAAAAFNQPLEGWNTSQVTNMGAMFSAAVAFNQPLEGWNTSQVTNMGGMFHWAKVFNQPLGSWNTSRVTNMGAMFFGAVTFNQPLNNWNTSRVTDMSHMFYCSVAFNQPLNNWNTSRVKNMSHMFDRAAAFDQPLNNWNTSQVTNMSHMFYWALFFNQPLNGWDTSQVTNMSYMFAGATFFTHTLDQWNVSKVTKRLGMFKGATGFLENYSLWENTSED; encoded by the coding sequence ATGAAAAATCTACAAAAAATCACCCTTCTACTTTTGCCCTTGCTGCTTGCCAGTGTTATAGGCCAAGCGCAGTTTGTCACTATTTGGCAAACCGACAACCAAGGCATTTCTCAACCTAACCAAATTACCATTCCTGCCAGGGGGCATTACCAAATCGCCTGGCAGGAGGTAGGCAAGCCTCAAAACCAAGGCAAAACCACGGGCAAAGATGCCACCACGCTCACCTTACCCAAGGCAGGTAAATACAAAGTGAGCATTACAGGAGGCTTACAACAAATTCGCTTTGCCAACCAAGGCGATAAACTTAAGCTACTCAGCATAGAGCAGTGGGGCGACATTGCCTGGAAGTCTATGGAGAGCGCCTTCAAGGGCTGTAATAATATGGGTTGCCCTGCCACCGATGCCCCCGACCTGAGTCGGGTAAAGTCGTTGGCAAGCATGTTTGCCTATTGTACCCGGTTTAATGGAAAAATTGGGCACTGGAACACCAGCCAGGTAACTGATATGGCAAATATGTTTGAGTATGCAAGAGCGTTCAATCAACCGCTTGACCAATGGAATACTGGTCAAGTAACGAATATGGGAGCAATGTTTTTGGCGGCAGTGGCTTTCAACCAACCGCTTGGTCGGTGGAATATCAGCCGGGTAACAAACATGAGTAGAATGTTTTCTGCGGCAGCGGCTTTCAATCAACCACTTGAGGGCTGGAACACCAGCCAGGTAACAAATATGGGAGCGATGTTTTCTGCGGCAGTGGCTTTTAATCAACCACTTGAGGGCTGGAACACCAGCCAGGTAACAAATATGGGTGGAATGTTTCATTGGGCAAAGGTTTTCAACCAACCGTTGGGTAGCTGGAATACCAGCCGGGTAACAAACATGGGAGCAATGTTTTTTGGAGCAGTGACTTTTAACCAACCATTGAATAACTGGAACACCAGTCGGGTAACAGATATGAGCCACATGTTTTATTGCTCAGTCGCTTTTAATCAACCATTGAACAACTGGAACACCAGCCGGGTAAAGAATATGAGCCACATGTTTGATAGGGCAGCGGCGTTTGACCAACCATTGAATAACTGGAACACCAGCCAAGTAACGAATATGAGCCACATGTTTTATTGGGCGTTATTTTTTAACCAACCACTGAATGGCTGGGATACTAGCCAAGTAACGAATATGAGCTATATGTTTGCAGGGGCAACATTTTTTACCCATACACTTGATCAATGGAATGTAAGCAAAGTAACAAAGAGGTTGGGTATGTTCAAAGGCGCTACCGGCTTCCTGGAAAACTATAGCCTCTGGGAAAATACGAGTGAAGATTAA
- a CDS encoding leucine-rich repeat domain-containing protein, with amino-acid sequence MRSSDALNVRLALEIAKGAKDDEYAQIVADYLALYNFFFGTNIHHIEAKHIVDLNQPSLNLSYRRISNIPAQIKYLEALVLLDLDGNNLEALPQELGNCYSLRKLWANKNQLNTIPEGIGDLTALEELWLWHNLLAELPKEIANLQNLRLLNLENNLLLALPASLGQLGKLQKLSLGYNYLTCLPQEVGNITSLKQINLSYNQLVHLPKEIGLLQNLEGLFLSHNRLTTLPKEIRALKKLKHLNLTGNAVPRQEQRKIAQWLPNCYITF; translated from the coding sequence TTGAGATCGTCTGACGCGTTAAATGTGAGGCTTGCCCTGGAAATTGCCAAGGGGGCAAAAGACGATGAGTACGCGCAAATTGTCGCTGATTATTTAGCGTTATACAACTTCTTTTTTGGCACAAATATCCACCATATAGAAGCAAAACATATTGTAGATTTGAACCAGCCCAGCCTTAATTTAAGTTATAGGCGAATTAGTAATATCCCTGCCCAAATAAAATACCTGGAGGCATTGGTACTGCTAGACCTGGACGGAAATAATCTTGAAGCATTGCCACAAGAGTTGGGCAATTGCTATAGCCTGCGCAAACTATGGGCAAATAAAAACCAGTTAAACACTATTCCAGAAGGCATAGGCGACCTTACAGCACTGGAGGAGCTGTGGTTGTGGCACAATTTGCTGGCAGAGCTACCCAAAGAAATTGCCAACTTACAAAACCTGCGCTTGCTCAACCTCGAGAATAACTTGTTACTTGCTTTGCCCGCAAGCCTGGGGCAATTAGGTAAACTACAAAAGTTGAGTTTGGGCTACAATTACTTGACATGCTTGCCTCAGGAAGTGGGCAATATCACAAGCTTGAAGCAAATAAACCTAAGTTATAACCAACTAGTGCACTTGCCCAAAGAAATCGGCTTGTTACAAAACTTAGAAGGGCTTTTTCTCTCCCATAATCGCCTTACCACTTTGCCCAAAGAAATAAGAGCGCTTAAAAAACTCAAGCACTTAAATTTAACTGGCAATGCAGTCCCCAGGCAAGAGCAACGTAAAATAGCCCAATGGTTGCCCAATTGCTACATTACCTTCTGA